One part of the Parabacteroides distasonis ATCC 8503 genome encodes these proteins:
- a CDS encoding HlyD family secretion protein — protein sequence MRHLIFISLCSLLWTACGNTDNDFDASGTFEATEILVSSEANGKIMELNIEEGDRLDAGAIVGYVDSTQLFLRKMQLSASLRSVDIRKPDIRKQIAVLEQQIATAKTEQQRQENLVRAKAGNQKQLDDIVNNIKYLQKQLDAQYSSLSKTTGGADAEAEGLQYQIMQLDDQLMKSRILNPQTGTVLVKYAEPGEVTAAGKPLYKIADTDLLYLRAYVTADQLSHQKLGQSLKVFADYGNDRREYPGTITWISDKSEFTPKGIQTKDERANLVYAIKIAVRNDGYLKIGQYGEIKYE from the coding sequence ATGAGACATTTGATTTTTATCAGCTTATGCAGCCTTCTATGGACGGCTTGCGGTAATACAGACAATGATTTTGACGCTTCCGGTACCTTTGAGGCAACCGAGATCTTGGTATCTTCGGAAGCCAACGGAAAGATCATGGAACTGAATATCGAGGAGGGCGATCGCTTGGATGCCGGCGCCATCGTGGGTTACGTGGATAGTACCCAGCTTTTTCTGCGGAAGATGCAACTCTCTGCCAGCCTTCGCTCAGTAGATATTCGCAAGCCGGATATCCGCAAGCAGATCGCCGTTCTGGAACAACAAATCGCCACGGCCAAGACCGAGCAGCAGCGACAAGAGAACTTGGTGCGCGCCAAAGCGGGTAACCAAAAGCAACTGGACGATATCGTGAATAACATCAAATATCTCCAGAAACAACTGGATGCCCAATACTCCTCTTTAAGCAAGACGACGGGAGGTGCCGACGCCGAGGCGGAAGGCCTGCAATACCAGATCATGCAATTGGATGATCAACTGATGAAAAGCCGTATCCTCAATCCCCAGACCGGTACGGTATTGGTGAAATACGCCGAGCCGGGAGAGGTGACGGCGGCAGGCAAACCGCTTTACAAGATCGCCGATACGGACTTGCTTTATCTCCGCGCCTATGTGACGGCGGATCAGTTATCCCACCAGAAACTAGGGCAATCTCTCAAGGTCTTCGCCGACTATGGGAATGATCGCCGGGAATACCCCGGTACGATCACGTGGATCTCCGATAAATCCGAGTTTACCCCGAAAGGTATCCAGACGAAGGACGAACGGGCTAATTTGGTATATGCCATCAAGATCGCCGTCCGCAACGATGGTTATCTGAAGATCGGGCAATATGGGGAGATTAAATATGAATAA
- a CDS encoding ABC transporter ATP-binding protein, producing MGRLNMNNEIHINHITKRYGDVEALRDLSLEIGSGELFGLIGPDGAGKTTLFRILTTLLLADSGTASVCGLDVVKDLKEIRRRVGYMPGRFSLYQDLTVEENLNFFATVFNTTIEENYDLVRDIYRQIEPFKHRRAGKLSGGMKQKLALSCALIHRPDVLFLDEPTTGVDPVSRSEFWDMLDRLKRQGITILVSTPYMDEASRCDRIALVRSGECLSIDTPVGIRTSFDRRLYAVRCASMYKLLGDLREFPDTNSCFAFGDAHHLTLRRDGEDVMRRLQEYLKGKGYADVSIERLEPSVEDCFMAL from the coding sequence ATGGGGAGATTAAATATGAATAATGAGATTCATATAAATCATATCACCAAGCGTTATGGCGATGTCGAGGCCCTGCGGGATCTGTCGCTGGAGATCGGCTCTGGTGAGTTGTTCGGGTTAATCGGTCCGGATGGGGCGGGAAAGACCACCCTGTTCCGTATCCTGACCACGTTGTTGCTGGCCGATAGCGGTACCGCCTCTGTCTGCGGCTTGGACGTGGTGAAAGACTTGAAGGAGATCCGTCGGCGGGTAGGATATATGCCCGGCCGCTTCTCGCTCTACCAAGACCTGACAGTAGAGGAGAACTTGAACTTCTTCGCTACGGTCTTCAATACGACGATCGAGGAGAACTACGATCTGGTACGGGATATCTATAGGCAGATAGAGCCGTTCAAGCATCGGCGGGCGGGGAAGCTGTCCGGTGGTATGAAGCAGAAGCTGGCTTTGAGTTGCGCTTTGATCCATCGTCCGGATGTCTTGTTCTTGGATGAGCCTACGACGGGGGTCGATCCTGTCTCCCGCTCTGAGTTCTGGGATATGCTGGATCGTCTGAAACGGCAAGGCATTACGATACTTGTCTCTACACCTTATATGGATGAGGCCTCCCGTTGCGACCGTATCGCTTTGGTGCGTTCTGGGGAATGCCTGTCTATCGATACGCCGGTAGGTATCCGTACCTCATTCGATAGGCGGCTATACGCGGTGCGATGCGCATCGATGTATAAGTTGTTGGGAGACTTGCGGGAGTTCCCGGATACAAACTCGTGTTTCGCTTTTGGAGATGCTCATCATCTTACGTTGAGGAGGGATGGGGAGGATGTCATGAGGCGATTACAGGAATATCTGAAAGGCAAAGGTTACGCAGATGTAAGCATCGAACGCCTTGAGCCAAGCGTTGAGGATTGTTTCATGGCCTTGTAA
- a CDS encoding TolC family protein produces MRGVYVLLLISLLGYAGRVSGQESVTITQCYEWARANYPQIHQMGLIDQTERYSLSNVGKAWLPQLSVSGKASYQSDVTKLPLDGDKISSLLPGFEIPSLSKDQYQVVAQVDQTIWDGGSTRSARALTRAEAIANREQLESELYALNDRVNQIYFGCLLQDELIRQNALLQKELQVNIERIKAMMENGVANQSDLESMEVELLNARQNEIELKASRTVYRQMLATFINKPLTDQVVLKTPESPERSLSTQINRPELRALDAKSEWIETQNKQVTAGLMPRIGAFVQGGYGRPGLNMLEDSFEPYYVAGVRLSWNLGKLYTLKNDRRKIEVSRRQIDVQRETFLFNTRLQLLRQNTEIKKMTDLMRADDDIIRLRTSIKQAAEVKLENGVISVTDLIREINAEDMARQTAAAHRVQRLMTIYNYMYTTN; encoded by the coding sequence ATGAGAGGTGTATATGTATTATTGTTAATTAGCCTGTTGGGTTATGCCGGAAGGGTTAGCGGACAGGAATCGGTCACGATCACCCAATGTTACGAATGGGCGAGGGCGAATTATCCACAGATTCATCAAATGGGTTTGATCGATCAGACGGAGCGTTATAGCTTGAGCAATGTGGGCAAGGCTTGGCTTCCCCAGCTCTCGGTAAGCGGTAAGGCAAGCTATCAGAGCGACGTGACGAAGTTGCCTTTGGATGGCGATAAGATCTCCTCGCTTCTTCCCGGCTTTGAGATCCCGAGCTTGAGCAAGGACCAGTATCAAGTCGTGGCGCAGGTGGACCAGACGATTTGGGACGGCGGTAGCACCCGTTCGGCCCGTGCCTTGACTCGTGCCGAGGCGATCGCCAACCGGGAACAATTGGAAAGTGAGTTGTATGCGCTGAACGACCGGGTGAATCAAATCTACTTCGGTTGCCTGCTGCAAGACGAGTTGATACGTCAGAACGCTTTGCTTCAAAAAGAGTTGCAGGTCAATATCGAGCGTATCAAGGCGATGATGGAGAATGGCGTGGCGAATCAATCGGATCTGGAAAGTATGGAAGTGGAACTGCTGAATGCCCGCCAAAATGAGATTGAGCTAAAAGCGTCTCGTACGGTATATCGGCAGATGTTGGCGACCTTTATCAATAAACCACTGACGGATCAAGTCGTCTTGAAGACTCCGGAGTCACCCGAGCGTTCATTGTCCACGCAAATCAACCGTCCGGAATTACGGGCCTTGGATGCTAAGAGCGAATGGATCGAGACGCAAAACAAGCAGGTAACGGCGGGCTTGATGCCTCGTATCGGAGCTTTCGTACAAGGTGGTTACGGCCGGCCGGGCTTGAACATGCTGGAGGATAGTTTCGAGCCTTATTATGTGGCCGGTGTCCGTCTTTCTTGGAATCTGGGGAAGTTGTACACGCTGAAGAACGACCGGAGGAAGATCGAGGTAAGCCGTCGCCAGATTGATGTGCAACGGGAGACCTTCTTATTCAATACCCGCCTGCAACTTTTGCGGCAAAACACGGAGATAAAGAAAATGACGGACCTGATGCGTGCCGATGACGATATCATCCGTCTGAGAACAAGCATCAAGCAGGCAGCGGAGGTGAAGCTGGAGAATGGCGTGATTTCCGTCACGGACCTGATCCGGGAGATCAACGCCGAGGACATGGCCCGGCAAACCGCCGCGGCGCACCGTGTACAGCGCTTGATGACCATTTATAATTATATGTATACAACGAATTAA
- a CDS encoding glycoside hydrolase family 43 protein gives MINGKKSLFYTVLMAGALMSCGGPKQAPSEEVAKSGNPVFEGWYADPEGIIYGDTYWIYPTTSDLYEKQTFFDCFSSKDLVSWTKHTAILDTAEVKWAKIAMWAPSVINKDGKYYLFFGANDVHEGEIGGIGVAVSDRPEGPYKDLLGKPLINEIVNGAQPIDQFVFHDADNDEYYMYYGGWKHCNMVRLNKDFTGLIPFEDGTIYKEVTPKDYVEGPFMFKKNGKYYFMWSEGGWTGPDYKVAYAISDSPFGPFNRIGEVLRQNFDMANGAGHHSIMHVPNSEDYYIVYHRRPAGVKTRDHRETCIEKMTFNEEGLINPVEITTEGVEARTIQ, from the coding sequence ATGATAAACGGAAAGAAAAGCCTGTTTTACACAGTATTGATGGCCGGTGCCTTGATGTCCTGCGGGGGTCCTAAACAGGCTCCAAGCGAAGAGGTAGCGAAGAGTGGTAATCCTGTATTCGAGGGTTGGTACGCCGATCCGGAGGGAATTATTTACGGGGATACCTATTGGATTTACCCGACTACGAGTGATTTATATGAGAAGCAAACCTTCTTCGATTGCTTCTCTTCCAAGGATTTGGTGAGTTGGACTAAGCATACCGCCATTCTTGATACGGCAGAGGTGAAATGGGCGAAGATCGCTATGTGGGCTCCTTCAGTAATCAACAAGGACGGTAAGTATTATCTTTTCTTTGGGGCGAATGACGTGCACGAGGGAGAGATCGGAGGTATCGGTGTTGCCGTGAGCGATCGTCCGGAAGGGCCTTATAAGGATTTGCTGGGTAAGCCGCTGATCAACGAGATCGTGAATGGGGCGCAGCCGATCGACCAGTTTGTTTTCCACGACGCTGACAATGATGAGTATTATATGTATTACGGTGGTTGGAAGCACTGCAACATGGTACGCTTGAATAAAGACTTTACCGGACTTATACCGTTTGAGGACGGAACGATTTATAAAGAGGTAACTCCCAAGGATTACGTGGAAGGCCCGTTTATGTTTAAGAAGAATGGTAAATATTACTTCATGTGGAGTGAGGGTGGCTGGACCGGACCGGATTACAAGGTCGCTTACGCCATCTCCGATTCTCCTTTTGGCCCGTTCAATCGTATCGGGGAGGTCTTGCGGCAAAATTTCGATATGGCAAACGGAGCGGGTCACCACTCGATCATGCATGTGCCGAATTCGGAAGATTACTACATCGTGTACCATCGCCGGCCGGCCGGGGTCAAGACACGTGACCACCGGGAGACTTGTATCGAGAAGATGACGTTCAACGAGGAGGGATTGATCAATCCCGTGGAGATTACGACCGAAGGAGTTGAGGCTCGCACGATCCAATAA
- a CDS encoding acyltransferase family protein: MEKQKQQPQRLQSLDALRGFDMLFIMGGASLFVALATLFPNPFFQAIAGQMEHVEWNGLAHHDTIFPLFLFIAGISFPFSLEKQRGKGMTEGAIYKKIVRRGITLVFLGLVYNGLLSFEFDHLRCASVLARIGLGWMFAALLFVRFGWKVRAGITVLILVGYWLAMAFVPVPDAGGAGPFTLEGNLVGYIDRLFLPGRLHETVFDPEGLFSTVPAIATAMLGMFTGEWIKLRKEGLTDRNKVLCLVGAGAVLLIVGLLWSLVFPINKKLWTSSFVCVVGAYSVWMFALFFYIIDVLGWRKWTLFFTVIGMNSITIYLAQRFIRFSYTSEAIFGGLAKLMPETAQPLVSAIAYIAVCWGFLYFLYRQRIFLKV, encoded by the coding sequence ATGGAAAAACAAAAACAACAACCCCAGCGGTTGCAATCATTGGATGCCCTTAGGGGTTTTGACATGCTCTTTATTATGGGCGGTGCTTCTTTATTTGTCGCTTTGGCGACATTGTTTCCGAATCCTTTTTTTCAGGCGATAGCCGGGCAGATGGAACATGTGGAATGGAACGGATTGGCGCATCACGACACGATCTTCCCATTGTTCCTCTTTATTGCGGGTATCTCGTTTCCGTTCTCACTAGAGAAGCAACGAGGAAAAGGTATGACGGAAGGGGCGATTTATAAGAAGATCGTCCGTCGGGGGATTACCTTGGTTTTCTTGGGATTGGTATATAACGGGCTATTGTCGTTCGAATTTGACCACCTGCGTTGTGCGAGCGTGCTGGCGCGTATCGGGTTGGGATGGATGTTCGCAGCCTTGTTGTTTGTCCGTTTCGGTTGGAAAGTGCGTGCGGGGATAACGGTTCTTATTTTGGTTGGCTATTGGCTGGCGATGGCTTTTGTGCCTGTGCCGGACGCCGGTGGAGCGGGGCCATTCACGCTCGAGGGAAACTTGGTAGGGTATATTGACCGCCTGTTTCTTCCCGGACGTTTGCACGAGACTGTTTTTGATCCGGAGGGTTTATTCTCCACCGTCCCTGCGATTGCCACGGCAATGTTGGGTATGTTCACTGGTGAATGGATTAAGTTACGGAAAGAGGGGCTGACCGACCGAAATAAAGTGCTTTGTTTAGTAGGAGCGGGAGCTGTATTGTTGATCGTCGGCTTGTTATGGAGCTTGGTCTTCCCTATCAATAAGAAGCTATGGACAAGCTCTTTTGTCTGTGTGGTAGGTGCTTATTCCGTTTGGATGTTTGCTTTGTTCTTCTATATCATAGATGTATTGGGGTGGCGTAAATGGACCTTGTTTTTTACCGTGATCGGCATGAACTCTATTACGATCTATTTGGCACAGCGTTTCATCCGTTTCTCCTATACTTCCGAGGCTATATTCGGAGGGTTGGCGAAATTGATGCCCGAGACCGCCCAGCCTTTGGTTAGCGCTATCGCATATATCGCTGTTTGTTGGGGATTCTTGTATTTCTTATATCGCCAACGTATTTTCTTGAAAGTATAA
- a CDS encoding ABC transporter permease, with protein MKQFISFVRKEFYHIFRDARTTMILLLMPVILIILFGYAITTEIKRVPIAIFDQSRDELTLKMADRLNASEYFELYTTVDSYEDAGALFRQGKVHVIVVFPPQYASTADAQVQVLADATDPNEATQLIAYCSAIIAEQLKGESAVESKAVTPVTTLLYNPQMKGAYNFVPGVMGLILILICAMMTSIGIVKEKEMGTMEVLLVSPLKPIYIILAKAIPYLLLSMVNIATILLLSYFLLDVPIKGSLLLLVSVSILYAIVSLCLGLLISTVADTQQAAMLISGIALMLPIMLLSGMMFPIENMPDILRWFSHIVPAKWYIIAVKDVMIKGLPAVSILKEIGILSFMAVVLVFLSVKRFKIRL; from the coding sequence ATGAAACAATTCATATCCTTTGTTAGAAAGGAGTTCTATCACATTTTCAGGGACGCACGCACGACAATGATCCTCTTGCTCATGCCCGTCATCCTGATCATCTTGTTCGGATATGCCATCACGACCGAGATCAAGCGTGTGCCGATCGCTATTTTCGACCAAAGCCGGGATGAGCTGACACTGAAGATGGCAGACCGCTTGAATGCCAGCGAGTACTTCGAGCTGTATACGACCGTCGATAGCTATGAGGACGCCGGGGCCTTGTTTCGGCAAGGAAAGGTACACGTCATAGTTGTCTTTCCCCCTCAATACGCTTCCACGGCCGATGCCCAAGTACAAGTCTTGGCGGACGCTACCGATCCGAACGAGGCGACTCAGCTAATCGCTTATTGTTCGGCGATCATCGCGGAGCAGTTGAAAGGCGAGTCGGCGGTTGAGAGTAAAGCCGTGACCCCGGTTACCACTTTGCTCTACAACCCTCAAATGAAAGGCGCCTACAACTTCGTGCCCGGCGTAATGGGTTTGATCTTGATCCTTATATGCGCCATGATGACCTCGATCGGCATCGTGAAAGAGAAGGAGATGGGAACGATGGAAGTCCTGCTGGTCTCCCCGTTGAAACCCATCTACATCATTCTGGCCAAGGCGATCCCATACCTATTGCTGAGTATGGTGAATATCGCTACGATCTTGCTGCTATCCTATTTCCTGCTGGACGTTCCGATAAAAGGCAGCCTGCTGTTGCTGGTTTCCGTGTCCATCCTGTATGCGATCGTATCCCTCTGTCTGGGCCTGCTGATCTCCACGGTAGCCGATACCCAGCAGGCGGCTATGTTGATCAGCGGTATCGCCTTGATGCTTCCGATCATGTTGTTGAGCGGCATGATGTTCCCGATAGAGAATATGCCGGATATCCTGCGATGGTTCTCCCATATCGTTCCGGCCAAATGGTATATCATCGCCGTGAAGGACGTGATGATCAAGGGG
- a CDS encoding TetR/AcrR family transcriptional regulator produces the protein MEAKDMNEMEPRIIEAAKRVFVRKGYEAATMSDVAAEVGIGRTALHYYYRTKEILFDAIFGQLLSSLLPNIDRVLDEKSTMLEKMPVIVDLYMGIVRANPMFPNFVVGELNRDPERLFQTVLKDPKKIQPILRLRRQIEEEMDKGLLRKMPVIDLVSTLVSLVVFPLLIRKPLAAAFLDNDMGRFEEYMDRRRDLIVEVITQLMVPDAR, from the coding sequence ATGGAAGCGAAAGATATGAATGAGATGGAGCCTCGCATCATAGAAGCGGCGAAGCGAGTGTTTGTCCGAAAGGGGTACGAGGCGGCTACTATGAGTGACGTGGCGGCAGAAGTGGGTATTGGCAGGACGGCCTTACATTATTATTATAGGACGAAAGAGATTCTGTTCGACGCTATTTTCGGGCAATTGCTTTCTTCATTGTTGCCGAACATCGATCGGGTTTTGGATGAGAAGAGTACGATGCTGGAGAAAATGCCGGTGATCGTTGATCTGTATATGGGAATTGTTCGTGCAAACCCGATGTTCCCGAATTTTGTGGTGGGCGAGTTAAACAGAGATCCAGAACGTTTATTCCAGACCGTGCTGAAAGATCCGAAAAAAATACAGCCCATCTTGCGTCTTCGTCGTCAGATAGAGGAGGAGATGGACAAGGGGCTTCTACGGAAGATGCCGGTCATAGATTTGGTTTCGACCTTGGTGAGCCTAGTGGTCTTCCCGTTGTTGATCCGCAAGCCACTAGCGGCGGCTTTTTTGGATAACGATATGGGGCGGTTTGAGGAATATATGGATAGGCGCAGGGATTTGATCGTCGAGGTAATAACCCAGCTGATGGTCCCGGATGCCAGATGA
- a CDS encoding acyltransferase family protein — protein MEKKKLNRLESLDVLRGFDLFCLVVLEMVLHPLAHAIDMPWFNSFMWGFSHVEWEGFSTWDLVMPLFLFMAGVSMPFSLSRYKDMPDKMAVYRRIGKRVLLLWVFGMMCQGNLLALDPDRVYLYSNTLQSIAMGYLIASLLFLYVRIRVQIGIAAALLLIFWGAMEFITVGNYGGGSYTPDSNLAEWIDRTVLGRFRDGATVENGEVIFATWYRYTWILSSLNFGVTVLTGLFAGYILKNKLYSERLKLRMLFGIGLGMVIAGWLWGIELPVIKKLWTSSMVLVSSGYCFLLMGLFYYWIDYKGHRKYTTWLKVYGMNSILAYMLTNVVSFRCIGESLFFGTQQYLGNYYPVLIAMCNVSVIYVLLYAFYKHNIFLKV, from the coding sequence ATGGAGAAGAAGAAATTAAATCGGTTGGAGTCATTGGACGTACTCCGTGGCTTCGACCTTTTTTGCTTAGTGGTGTTGGAGATGGTGTTGCATCCGCTGGCCCATGCGATTGATATGCCTTGGTTTAATTCTTTTATGTGGGGATTCTCGCATGTGGAATGGGAGGGATTTTCTACGTGGGATCTCGTGATGCCCTTATTCTTATTCATGGCGGGAGTTTCCATGCCTTTCTCTTTGTCTCGTTATAAGGATATGCCCGATAAGATGGCGGTATATCGGCGGATCGGGAAACGGGTGCTACTGCTTTGGGTCTTCGGTATGATGTGCCAAGGTAATTTATTGGCTTTGGACCCAGACCGGGTTTATCTGTATTCAAATACTTTGCAGTCGATCGCTATGGGGTATTTGATTGCTTCCTTGTTATTCTTGTATGTAAGGATACGGGTACAGATCGGTATAGCGGCGGCTCTTTTATTAATCTTTTGGGGAGCGATGGAGTTTATTACGGTCGGTAACTATGGGGGAGGTTCGTACACACCGGATAGTAATTTGGCCGAATGGATCGATCGCACCGTACTGGGACGTTTCCGGGATGGGGCGACGGTGGAGAACGGGGAGGTGATATTCGCTACTTGGTATCGTTATACATGGATACTGAGCAGCTTGAATTTCGGGGTAACCGTGTTGACCGGGTTGTTCGCCGGATATATCCTAAAGAACAAATTATATTCCGAGCGGCTCAAATTACGGATGTTATTCGGTATTGGTCTGGGTATGGTTATCGCCGGATGGCTTTGGGGTATCGAGCTTCCCGTTATTAAGAAACTGTGGACCAGTTCGATGGTATTGGTGAGCAGTGGGTACTGTTTCTTGCTTATGGGGTTGTTCTATTATTGGATCGACTATAAAGGGCATCGAAAGTATACGACTTGGCTGAAAGTGTACGGCATGAATTCAATACTGGCTTATATGCTTACTAACGTGGTAAGTTTTAGGTGTATCGGCGAATCCTTGTTTTTCGGAACCCAGCAATATTTAGGAAATTATTATCCGGTGCTCATTGCCATGTGCAATGTATCGGTAATTTATGTACTTTTGTATGCGTTTTATAAACATAATATTTTCCTTAAAGTATAG
- a CDS encoding ABC transporter ATP-binding protein, whose amino-acid sequence MKAIEVKQLTKRFGTFTAVDHISFEVEPGEIFGFLGANGAGKTTAMRMLCGLSVPTSGEARVAGFDVYRESESIKRNIGYMSQKFSLYGDLKVWENIRLFGGIYGLSKRQLSQKTDELLDILGLEKERNTLVDSLPLGWKQKLSFSVAIIHDPKIVFLDEPTGGVDPVTRRQFWELIYEAAARGITIFVTTHYMDEAEYCNRVSIMVDGKIEALDSPSALKRDFKTTNMNQVFHALARKATRGE is encoded by the coding sequence ATGAAAGCGATAGAAGTAAAACAACTGACCAAACGTTTCGGCACCTTCACCGCCGTCGATCATATCAGTTTCGAGGTGGAGCCGGGCGAGATATTCGGCTTCCTCGGGGCAAACGGGGCAGGGAAGACCACCGCCATGCGTATGCTCTGCGGCCTGTCGGTCCCGACATCCGGCGAGGCCCGGGTAGCCGGTTTCGATGTCTACCGGGAGAGCGAGTCCATCAAACGGAATATCGGATACATGAGCCAGAAATTCTCCCTATACGGCGATCTAAAGGTATGGGAGAATATCCGTCTCTTCGGCGGTATCTACGGCTTGTCTAAACGGCAGCTGTCCCAGAAAACGGATGAGTTGCTGGATATCCTCGGGCTGGAAAAGGAGCGGAATACCTTGGTCGATTCCCTGCCCTTGGGGTGGAAACAGAAGCTATCCTTCTCCGTGGCGATCATCCATGATCCCAAGATCGTTTTCTTGGATGAGCCTACCGGAGGCGTCGATCCCGTCACCCGCCGCCAGTTCTGGGAGTTGATCTATGAAGCGGCTGCCCGGGGGATCACGATCTTCGTCACCACCCATTATATGGATGAGGCGGAGTATTGTAACCGTGTCTCCATCATGGTAGACGGAAAGATCGAAGCGTTAGACAGTCCCTCCGCCTTGAAGCGGGATTTTAAGACAACGAATATGAACCAAGTCTTCCACGCCTTGGCTCGAAAAGCAACGAGAGGAGAATAA
- a CDS encoding glycosyltransferase family 2 protein, translated as MLPLVSIITPCYNAAPFISQAIESVLAQSFGDWEMIIVDDCSSDDSLSIIQKYARIDSRIRYLRTDKPSGSPTLPRNMGIKEAKGRYIAFLDSDDIWLPNKLSDQLKVFEKSEVAIVFSNYEKVSLGGERCGREVIAPCEVDYRLLLKGNCIGCLTAMYDSALTGKIFFKEIGHEDYVCWLSILKQGYKAQNTNTVTALYRVSDHSVSSNKLKAMRWQWNILRNEMDLPVYKAVYYFIHYAIRAFAKAMR; from the coding sequence GTGTTGCCTCTTGTATCCATTATAACCCCGTGTTATAATGCGGCTCCTTTTATATCCCAAGCGATTGAGTCCGTATTGGCTCAATCGTTTGGGGATTGGGAGATGATTATTGTGGATGATTGTTCTAGTGATGATTCACTCTCAATCATTCAAAAGTATGCGAGAATAGATTCCCGTATTCGATATTTACGGACGGATAAACCATCCGGTTCGCCTACGTTACCCCGTAATATGGGAATAAAGGAAGCGAAAGGACGGTATATTGCTTTCTTGGATAGCGATGATATATGGTTACCGAATAAGCTAAGCGATCAGTTAAAAGTCTTCGAGAAATCCGAGGTCGCTATTGTTTTCTCTAACTATGAGAAAGTAAGTCTAGGCGGAGAGCGATGCGGGCGTGAGGTAATAGCTCCTTGTGAGGTTGATTATCGTTTGTTGTTGAAAGGGAATTGTATAGGATGCTTGACAGCCATGTATGATTCAGCCTTGACGGGAAAGATATTTTTCAAGGAAATTGGGCATGAGGATTATGTATGTTGGCTTTCTATCTTAAAGCAAGGGTATAAAGCGCAGAACACAAATACGGTGACGGCTCTTTACCGAGTTAGTGACCATTCGGTCTCTTCGAATAAATTAAAAGCCATGCGTTGGCAGTGGAACATTTTGAGAAATGAGATGGATTTGCCGGTGTATAAGGCTGTTTATTATTTTATTCATTATGCGATTAGAGCTTTTGCTAAGGCTATGAGGTGA
- a CDS encoding L-serine ammonia-lyase, with the protein MESIKQIYRMGHGPSSSHTMGPMRAAQMFLERNRGAVRFNVTLYGSLAATGKGHMTDAAILEVLQPVAKTNITWEPKTFLPFHPNGMLFESYNESGEELDTWTVYSIGGGTLANESFNELRTEQVYDMHTIKEIQAWCEKTGHSYWEYVEQHEGPSIWDYLAEVWEVMQDAVRRGLEAEGILPGGLGIRRKASDYMIRAKGYGSSIKSRGMVYAYALAVSEENACGGKIVTAPTCGSCGVMPAVLYHLKETREFRDSRILRALATAGLFGNVVRTNASVSGAEVGCQGEVGVACAMAAAAASQLFGGTPAQIEYAAEMGLEHHLGLTCDPVCGLVQIPCIERNAFAAARALDANTFSNFSDGKHRVSFDQVVEVMRQTGNDLPSLYKETSEGGLAKNMENSNN; encoded by the coding sequence ATGGAATCAATCAAACAAATATACCGGATGGGTCATGGCCCTTCAAGTAGTCATACTATGGGGCCGATGCGTGCGGCACAAATGTTCTTGGAACGTAACCGGGGCGCTGTTCGTTTTAACGTAACCTTATATGGTAGTCTGGCGGCTACGGGAAAAGGCCATATGACGGACGCGGCTATTCTTGAGGTATTACAGCCGGTCGCGAAGACAAATATTACTTGGGAACCCAAGACTTTCTTGCCGTTCCACCCGAACGGGATGTTGTTCGAGTCGTATAATGAGAGTGGCGAGGAGCTGGATACGTGGACCGTATATAGTATCGGCGGGGGAACCTTGGCGAACGAGTCTTTCAATGAGTTGAGGACGGAGCAAGTATACGATATGCATACGATCAAGGAGATACAGGCTTGGTGTGAGAAGACTGGCCATTCCTATTGGGAATATGTCGAGCAGCACGAAGGCCCTTCTATCTGGGATTATCTGGCTGAGGTATGGGAAGTGATGCAGGATGCGGTTCGTCGTGGTCTGGAAGCGGAAGGCATCTTGCCGGGAGGTTTGGGCATTCGTCGTAAGGCTTCCGATTATATGATCCGTGCGAAAGGTTATGGCAGCAGTATCAAGAGCCGGGGAATGGTGTATGCCTATGCCTTGGCGGTGTCTGAGGAGAATGCGTGCGGTGGGAAGATCGTGACCGCTCCGACTTGTGGTTCTTGCGGTGTAATGCCTGCGGTCCTTTATCACTTGAAGGAGACGCGTGAGTTCCGTGATTCCCGTATATTGCGTGCGTTGGCTACGGCAGGCTTGTTTGGAAATGTGGTGCGTACGAATGCCTCCGTATCGGGGGCAGAGGTAGGTTGCCAAGGTGAGGTTGGCGTGGCTTGCGCTATGGCTGCCGCTGCCGCCAGTCAGTTGTTTGGTGGTACGCCCGCGCAGATCGAGTATGCCGCCGAGATGGGATTGGAGCATCACTTGGGATTGACTTGCGATCCTGTTTGTGGCTTGGTACAAATCCCTTGTATCGAGCGAAACGCTTTTGCCGCCGCCCGTGCACTTGACGCGAATACGTTCTCGAACTTCTCCGACGGAAAACACCGGGTAAGTTTTGATCAGGTGGTTGAGGTGATGCGCCAGACAGGTAATGATTTGCCCAGTCTTTATAAGGAGACCTCGGAAGGTGGTTTGGCGAAGAACATGGAGAACTCGAATAATTAA